CTTTATGAGATCTACCCTACTACTATTTATCGCTCTCCTCGGAGCTCCATTGACAACGCAAGCAGCCGACCCGGATGTATTTGATCTTTGGCCAGGCGAAGCCCCCGGAGAAATAAAAGACCTACCTCCAGAAGGCGATACAACTGGAGAAGACGGTAGAAAGGTTGCCGGAAAAAGTGTCATTCGTTTAGGCAATGTTTCCACGCCTCAAATCGCTGTCTATAAACCTGCAGCAGGAAAAAATAGTGAAACAGCTGTCATCGTTGCGCCAGGAGGTGGCTACAACATTCTCGCTTACGATTTAGAAGGGACCGAAGTTGTCCAATGGCTCAACTCAGTAGGGGTAACAGCAATTCTTCTAAAATACCGCGTTCCCAGACGGCACCCTGAACAACACATGAAGTGGAAGGCTGGCGTACAAGATGCTCAACGAGCTGTAAGCGTAGTCCGCAGTCGCGCCAAAGATTTGGGCATTGATCCAAATAAAATTGGTCTCATGGGATTCTCCGCAGGTGCCCATGCATCTGGAATGGCAACACTACTAAATACCCGTCAATACCCCTGGGTTGACGGACATGACCAGTTTTCCTACAAACCCAATTTCACGGGACTCATCTATCTTGGTTATAACCTACACGACGAACCCGGCGTAGAGTTCTCCCCAGATTTACCACCTTTCTTCATGGCCGTATCACAGGACGACAGTGATCGGGGCATTTTGTGCGCCCAATTATTTGTCGAACTTAAGAAGGTCGATGTACCCTCTGAACTGCACATCTATGAAAATGGAGGCCATGGCTATGGGCTGCGTCCAACTGGTAAACCAGTCACCGGTTGGAATCACGATATGGCAGCGTGGATGAAACAGATTGGAATGGTGAAGTAATTATTAATGGGGACGACGCCCTCGGCGAGGTCGCCGTACCTTAAGATTCTCCACTATTCAGAATACACAGGATGTTCGTAGTGCCCACCTGCCATGATATAGGCAAGTAGGTCTAGGACCTCTTCTTCATTGAGAGGTGTAAGTAAACCAGGCGGCATACTGGACACAGCTAACGGAACGATCGACTCTATATCCGAGTTTGAAATGCGTTCGATCTGTGTAGGATTTAGGGCAACTGAAAACTCGACTCAAGAACGCAATCACGCCAAAACAAGCCCTTCTCAATTATGGACCCTTACAAAGTGTTATTTGTCTGCTGGGGCAATATATGCCGCTCACCAGCAGCTCATTGTGTTTTCCAGAAGAAGATTTTCGAGCGAGGCCTCGAAGACCAAATCGCCTGCGATTCAGCTGGTACGATCAATGCCCATGCCGGAAATTCACCCGATTCCCGAATGCAAAAAGCAGGTGCACGCCGCTCAATTCCCTTTTTTGGTCATTCGAGAAAGTATCAAACCAGTGACTTCCATGAATTTGATCTCATTCTTGCTATGGATCACAGCAACCTTGCGGATCTCCAATCCGCCTGGCCATCCGATGATTGCCGAGCAGAACTGAAACTCTTCGGACATTTCGTAAATGCCAAATCGCCACCGGAAGTCCCTGACCCCTATTATGGAGGTAGCCAAGGGTTTGATATCGTACTGGATATGGTCGAGGAGGGTTGCGATCAACTGATCGAGCATATTTTGAACCGCTAGAGACATGTGGAATTCGATTTGCCAGAAATTGTCAGATCAACTCAACAAGCCAATCGCGTATAGGTCTCACCGATCCGTGTCAGGCGGATGCATTCACACTGCCAGTGCTTTAGAAACCAGCGACGGCTATTTCTTTATTAAAGCTAATCAGGCAGACAGGCTTACCATGTTTTCAGCAGAAGCACAGGGACTGGAAGCCATCCGTGCGACTGATACCATCCGCTGCCCTGAAGTCTACTTTCATGACTTGATAGATGATCAAGCCGTTCTCGTCATGGAATATATTCCGATGGAAAGTGCTCAACCCGGAAGTATGCAAGAGCTCGGAGCACAACTTGCGACTATGCACCAAGCTGAAATGGAATATTTTGGCTGGTCAATCGACAACAACATCGGACTCACTTCACAAAAAAACAGTCGCGAAACTGATTGGATAACATTTTTCAGGAAACACCGGCTCGAGTTCCAAATGAATCTGTGCGAGCTGAAAGGACTTTGCATTCCAGGGAAAGAAACGCTCTTGAAACACCTGGGAGAATTCTTCGAGGACTATGCCCCACACCCCTCCCTCCTTCATGGGGACCTCTGGGGAGGAAATGTCGGTTTTGACGAGGATGGGCATCCAATACTTTTTGACCCGGGCTGCTATTTTGGAGACCGCGAAGCAGACCTGGCATTCACAGAGATGTTTGGAGGCTTTAGTGGGGAATTCTATAAAGCCTACGAGGAGTCATACCCCATCCACGAAGGGTACTCCCATCGGAAACGACTCTACAACATCTACCACGAGTTGAACCACTTCTACCTCTTTGGTGGTGGGTATGGGAACCAAGCCAAGGAAACCGTCAGTTTCCTCCTAAGTCTCTTAGATCATTGAACTTCGAAAAACTCCAGCAAGGCCACTCCTGGAACAGAATCTTCACTGGACACCTGAAAGGTGTATATCCCACTGGTTAAACGGTACAGTTCAGCGGCTTCTTTTTCATCGGGAGGAGGTAGACCAAGGTCAATAATTCGGTCTGCCTGCGAGGAATCCATCCAGTCCTCCAATATCATTTCACCACCGTCAGCTGGAACCATTTTCAAGCCGGGATCTTGAAGCCGTGCCGAAATATCAGTTAAACTAGGGCCAAGAGCGCGCACATAAACTTCTTTCTCAGCGATTCCTGAAATGACCAGTCCACCAATCATAAGTGCCTCACCCGAAGAGACCAAAGCACGAGTGGATAGGTTGGTGATCCGGCAGCTCGAACAATCTGTAGTTATATCATAGATCTCCACCATACCTACTGCTTGTGGTTCATTTTCACCCGCACTCAAAATCACCGTATAACCGCCAGGTGGCAACGTAGCCAATATAGCACTTTCACTACCATCCGTAGGCGGCAAGCCAGCATCCAAAATCTCCGCAGCATTGGATGCAACCATCCAGTCATCATTCACCAACTCAAACGGATTTGATTGCTGTGAGCGAACCAACCTTAGAGTCGGATTTAGAATCGTATTAGATATTCCACTACTCTGAAGACTCGGCCCAAGCCCTCGGATATACAAAGTCATGTCCGGGCCAGGTGGTATAGTAAAGCCTCCGATCATAACATCAGCACCGCTACCCACTAATCCGCGAGTTGATAAATTTATAAAATTCGTAGCAGAAAGCGTCTTCACAGTCGTGACAGCAGAAACGTCCGTATTACCTTCGGCCAAGGTGCTTACCCTGTATTCATATTCGGTATCGGGCAGTAACCGCAGATCAATAAACCTGGTAGTGTTAGGTTCTAGGTCTATGACGAACTCCCAGCTATTTTCACTTAAGATCCGACGATCCACGCGGTACTGAGACTCACCAAAAGAATCATCCTCCCACAAAAGCGAAACTCCCCTACTCGTCGCAGTCGCAGCAACCAGATTGACCGGAGGATTAATTTTTAATTTTATATCAAGTGTGGCAATCGAGCTGGGGTAATCCTTTCCAGCCAGAGAAGTTATTAACTGATACTCTCCTGCTTCGCTCGTGGTCACAGAATTTATCACTAGGATCTCAGTATTCTCTCCGGGAATATCGACTCCGTCTTTCTGCCATTGAAAACTATAGGGGCCTGGATCGGAACTCACAAATTCAGCCATAAAAGTAACCGGATCTACTTCACCCACTGATTGATCATATGGCTCAAGGCGATAATCGAAATACTCAGGCAACAAGGCCTCCATCAAGTGGCCGTTGTCTCCAATCACTACCATTTTCCCCATAGCAGTGATTCCATGCCAAAGGCTTTGGCTTGTATCTGGATATCGATCCACCCAGGTTACACCTCCGTCCTCAGAGGTAGAAAGCTTACCCCCAATACCTGTTGTAAGGAAATAACCATTACGGTAGCCAACCCCATACCAAGCTTCTTTATCCTCTTCACGAACCTGAGTCCAAATTTCACCGTCGATCGAATAGTGAATTCTCCCCTGACGCCCGGCATTCACAAACCGCCCCGCGCCAAACTCAAAATCTCCGGGTTCTCCGCCAAGGCCCACCGTCTCAATTTTCTCCCAGGCCAAGCCATCAGGACTCCGGTAAAAGTCTTCCCCCGCTAAGGCCAGGAAGATTCCGTTTCCAAACTCGATGTCTTCGAATCGATCATGCTGCTCATCGTAGGTCTTCGTCCAGCTACGTGCATCTTCCGACACCCAGACTTCGCCCTGGCTTGAAGATAGCGCACTAATTCCACCGACTCCAACGAACCGCCCATTTCCATATTGGACAGACATAAGACTTATAGAAGTAGGAAGCGTGACTATCTCCCAATCCTTTCCATTGTCCGATACAATGATTTCAGGACCATCACCAGACCCGACAAATAACCCTCTTCCATAGATCACCTGGAACAAACGGTTGATATTGGGGAATTCATAAACTCCCACCTCTTCATAACCAGGAGTCCAATAAACTGCATTATCCAAGCCCACGCTAACAAATACTCCTTTGCCAAAAACAACCTCGCTGTAATTGACTGAGCCTACTTCATCAATGGTGGTCCACATATCGAGTGGCTGATTAAGATCATTATCTTCGATAGTCACATGTAAGCTGCTTGGACCCTCCACATCTGCATCTACGACATTTAATGATAGTAGAAAAGATTCGGGCCCTTCACGAAGTTCATCCTCTAAAATACTTATTTCGATTTCCTTGATCCCCGATTCTCCTTCAGCCCAGAACAGAGAATTCAAGTCTCCATAGTCGCTAGATTGCTCTGCCATAAAATTAGCCGTTTCTATCGCCACGATAGCGCCAGCCGCTGCATCACCTAATCGTTCAACGCCTAGCGTTAGGGTGCCATCCCCTTCCCCAACAGTAACCGAAGCAGCCATGAAACGAAAACGAGGATCCGCCTCGTCAAACTGCGCGACAACTGCCATGTCCACCATATCCGATAACTCTTGATCTGCAGCTCTAATCAGAGCATTCGACCCCACATAGACTCCCATCATGTACCAAGGCTCAGTTGCACGGGCTCGGAATACAGTAGGGCCACCGCTATTACCTGCATAGCTATCTAATGGCTCCCCACCAAAGAAGAGACTATTCGCAAATGAGTAGCCGCCGTCGTAAACCGAAGAGGGAACCCCACTCAAAACAATCGGTTCGGTTTCCGTCGTTTTATGCATCACCCATTTGCGTGAATCTCCCCCCGAGTATTTGGCAGATGGATACCCGATTACTTCGTAGAAATTGCGATTGCCCAACAAGCCAGATTCCAACGCACGCGGATGCATGGCCATGTAGCCATAGGGCGTGGCTTCATCGTCACTAAAGATCAGAAGAAGAGAATCCCTATTAAATGCTTCGAACGGAGATGTGCCATCATTCCGATTCTCATCGTATTCATGTAAGGCATCATCGTAACCGGCCAAGCTCACGACTGAGACTACATTGTCATAGCTTTCATCCGAGGAGGCACTTGCTTGAGGAACCCACTCTTGATACGCCAACCAGGGCGAAGCGCCATCTGGTAATGACTCA
This genomic stretch from Opitutia bacterium ISCC 52 harbors:
- a CDS encoding alpha/beta hydrolase, whose protein sequence is MRSTLLLFIALLGAPLTTQAADPDVFDLWPGEAPGEIKDLPPEGDTTGEDGRKVAGKSVIRLGNVSTPQIAVYKPAAGKNSETAVIVAPGGGYNILAYDLEGTEVVQWLNSVGVTAILLKYRVPRRHPEQHMKWKAGVQDAQRAVSVVRSRAKDLGIDPNKIGLMGFSAGAHASGMATLLNTRQYPWVDGHDQFSYKPNFTGLIYLGYNLHDEPGVEFSPDLPPFFMAVSQDDSDRGILCAQLFVELKKVDVPSELHIYENGGHGYGLRPTGKPVTGWNHDMAAWMKQIGMVK
- a CDS encoding low molecular weight phosphotyrosine protein phosphatase; this encodes MDPYKVLFVCWGNICRSPAAHCVFQKKIFERGLEDQIACDSAGTINAHAGNSPDSRMQKAGARRSIPFFGHSRKYQTSDFHEFDLILAMDHSNLADLQSAWPSDDCRAELKLFGHFVNAKSPPEVPDPYYGGSQGFDIVLDMVEEGCDQLIEHILNR
- a CDS encoding fructosamine kinase family protein, translating into MSDQLNKPIAYRSHRSVSGGCIHTASALETSDGYFFIKANQADRLTMFSAEAQGLEAIRATDTIRCPEVYFHDLIDDQAVLVMEYIPMESAQPGSMQELGAQLATMHQAEMEYFGWSIDNNIGLTSQKNSRETDWITFFRKHRLEFQMNLCELKGLCIPGKETLLKHLGEFFEDYAPHPSLLHGDLWGGNVGFDEDGHPILFDPGCYFGDREADLAFTEMFGGFSGEFYKAYEESYPIHEGYSHRKRLYNIYHELNHFYLFGGGYGNQAKETVSFLLSLLDH
- a CDS encoding SWIM zinc finger family protein, with the protein product MDTRLLRRNCDCPTSQIPTHADAWPCSHRAWLHRH